A genomic window from Pseudokineococcus lusitanus includes:
- the csrA gene encoding carbon storage regulator CsrA: MLVLTRRAGESIVIGDDVTVTVVDVRGDVVRLGIDAPRSVAVHREEVYRAVVEANRSAAAVSDDAVAALTGLFAGRPQQPSSEEPSPPPAG, from the coding sequence GTGCTGGTCCTGACACGTCGTGCCGGAGAGAGCATCGTCATCGGAGACGACGTCACCGTGACGGTGGTGGACGTCCGTGGTGACGTGGTGCGCCTCGGCATCGACGCCCCCCGCAGCGTCGCGGTCCACCGCGAGGAGGTCTACCGCGCCGTCGTGGAGGCCAACCGCTCCGCCGCCGCCGTGAGCGACGACGCCGTGGCCGCCCTCACCGGACTCTTCGCCGGGCGGCCGCAGCAGCCGTCGTCCGAGGAGCCCTCCCCGCCCCCGGCGGGCTGA
- a CDS encoding NAD(P)-dependent alcohol dehydrogenase — MPTTVNALTTASADAAFERSTIERRDVGPAEVLIDIKFAGICHSDIHTARGEWGETLYPLVPGHEIAGVVSEVGADVTKFSVGDRVGVGCFVDSCRECENCKAGEEQYCLKGETGTYNAVGKDGRPTDGGYSEKIVVDENYVMGIPEGIDLDVAAPLLCAGITLYSPLKHWGAGPGKKVAIVGLGGLGHMGVKIAKALGAEVTVLSQSLKKQEDGLRLGADHYYATGDEGTFESLAGTFDLIVSTISANVDFNAYLGLLKLDGALVQVGAPEKPLDIAAFSLIQGRKTLAGSKIGGIRQTQEMLDFCAEHGIGAEVEVIGADEVDEAYERVVASDVRYRFVIDTATLAG; from the coding sequence GTGCCCACGACCGTCAACGCCCTGACCACCGCCTCCGCCGACGCCGCGTTCGAGCGCTCCACCATCGAGCGCCGCGACGTCGGGCCCGCCGAGGTCCTCATCGACATCAAGTTCGCCGGCATCTGCCACTCGGACATCCACACCGCCCGCGGCGAGTGGGGCGAGACGCTCTACCCGCTGGTCCCCGGCCACGAGATCGCCGGCGTCGTCTCCGAGGTCGGGGCCGACGTCACGAAGTTCTCCGTCGGCGACCGCGTCGGCGTCGGCTGCTTCGTCGACTCCTGCCGCGAGTGCGAGAACTGCAAGGCGGGCGAGGAGCAGTACTGCCTCAAGGGCGAGACCGGCACCTACAACGCCGTCGGCAAGGACGGCCGTCCGACCGACGGCGGCTACAGCGAGAAGATCGTCGTCGACGAGAACTACGTCATGGGCATCCCCGAGGGGATCGACCTCGACGTCGCCGCCCCGCTGCTGTGCGCCGGCATCACGCTCTACAGCCCGCTCAAGCACTGGGGCGCGGGGCCGGGCAAGAAGGTCGCGATCGTGGGCCTCGGCGGCCTCGGCCACATGGGCGTGAAGATCGCCAAGGCCCTCGGCGCCGAGGTGACGGTGCTGTCGCAGTCGCTGAAGAAGCAGGAGGACGGCCTCCGCCTGGGCGCCGACCACTACTACGCGACGGGCGACGAGGGCACCTTCGAGTCCCTCGCCGGCACCTTCGACCTCATCGTCAGCACCATCTCCGCCAACGTGGACTTCAACGCCTACCTCGGGCTGCTCAAGCTCGACGGTGCGCTCGTCCAGGTCGGCGCCCCGGAGAAGCCGCTCGACATCGCGGCCTTCTCGCTCATCCAGGGCCGCAAGACCCTCGCCGGCTCGAAGATCGGCGGCATCCGCCAGACGCAGGAGATGCTCGACTTCTGCGCCGAGCACGGGATCGGCGCCGAGGTCGAGGTCATCGGCGCCGACGAGGTCGACGAGGCCTACGAGCGTGTCGTCGCCAGCGACGTCCGCTACCGCTTCGTCATCGACACGGCCACGCTCGCCGGCTGA
- a CDS encoding molybdenum cofactor biosysynthesis protein has translation MPAPEPADDADPAALADLPCRTPVEVLSLLASPEHHYFGRARDGSPHPPSPSLDRVEVVAGKGVVGDRFFGKAAHMDAAVTLLAVEALEGVAADLGLATPEDPLGGLDPRLARRNVLLRGAPVVALVGADLALDQRATGGDVVRFSGRRQAAPCAWMDAVLAPGAHPALRGRGGLRCVPTSSGVLVVGPAELRTAEPVDPPAAGVPVLRRGRLP, from the coding sequence GTGCCCGCCCCCGAGCCCGCGGACGACGCCGACCCCGCCGCCCTCGCCGACCTGCCGTGCCGCACCCCCGTCGAGGTGCTCTCCCTCCTCGCCTCGCCGGAGCACCACTACTTCGGCCGCGCCCGTGACGGGTCGCCGCACCCGCCGTCGCCGTCGCTCGACCGCGTGGAGGTGGTCGCCGGCAAGGGCGTCGTCGGGGACCGGTTCTTCGGCAAGGCCGCCCACATGGACGCGGCCGTGACCCTGCTCGCTGTGGAGGCGCTCGAGGGCGTGGCCGCCGACCTCGGGCTCGCGACGCCGGAGGACCCGCTCGGCGGCCTCGACCCGCGCCTCGCCCGGCGCAACGTCCTCCTGCGCGGCGCCCCCGTCGTCGCCCTCGTCGGCGCGGACCTCGCGCTCGACCAGCGGGCGACCGGCGGCGACGTCGTCCGCTTCTCCGGCCGCCGCCAGGCCGCCCCCTGCGCCTGGATGGACGCCGTCCTCGCGCCCGGCGCGCACCCCGCGCTGCGCGGCCGGGGCGGCCTGCGGTGCGTGCCCACGTCGTCGGGCGTCCTCGTCGTCGGCCCCGCCGAGCTGCGGACCGCCGAGCCCGTCGACCCGCCGGCGGCCGGCGTCCCCGTCCTGCGGCGCGGCCGCCTGCCGTAG